Proteins found in one Prochlorothrix hollandica PCC 9006 = CALU 1027 genomic segment:
- the ychF gene encoding redox-regulated ATPase YchF — translation MLTAGIVGLPNVGKSTLFNALVANAQAQAANFPFCTIEPNTGVVAVPDPRLQVLAAISNSEQTVPTRVEFVDIAGLVQGASQGEGLGNQFLSHIRQVDAIAQVVRCFDNDDIIHVSGSVDPLRDIDIINLELILADLAQIERRMERIRKQARTSKDAQTELTLLEQMTATLNEGQSARQISLTAEEVALIKPLDLLTLKPLIYVANVSEEELASGNAWVDQVRGVAAQENAQVVVVSAQVEAELVELPAEERSDFLESLGVTEGGLQSLIRATYALLGLRTYFTTGPKETRAWTIIQGMTAPQAAGVIHTDFERGFIRAETVAYDSLVTSGSLGGAKEKGLVRSEGKDYVVQEGDVMLFRFNV, via the coding sequence ATGCTCACCGCCGGAATTGTCGGACTGCCCAACGTGGGTAAATCCACCCTCTTTAATGCCCTGGTGGCCAATGCCCAGGCCCAAGCCGCTAACTTTCCCTTCTGCACCATCGAACCCAACACCGGGGTAGTGGCGGTCCCCGATCCTCGGCTCCAGGTGCTGGCGGCTATTTCCAACTCCGAGCAAACCGTGCCCACGCGGGTGGAATTTGTGGACATTGCTGGACTGGTGCAGGGGGCCAGCCAGGGGGAAGGACTGGGCAATCAGTTTTTATCCCACATTCGCCAAGTGGACGCGATCGCCCAAGTGGTGCGCTGCTTCGACAACGACGACATCATCCATGTGTCCGGGTCGGTGGACCCCCTGCGGGACATTGACATCATTAATCTGGAACTGATTCTGGCGGACTTGGCCCAAATCGAGCGGCGCATGGAGCGCATCCGCAAGCAGGCCCGCACCAGCAAAGATGCCCAAACGGAACTGACCCTGCTGGAACAGATGACCGCCACCCTCAATGAGGGCCAATCTGCCCGCCAAATCAGCCTCACCGCCGAGGAAGTGGCCCTGATCAAGCCCCTGGATCTCCTCACCCTCAAGCCCCTGATCTATGTGGCCAATGTCAGCGAAGAGGAACTGGCCAGCGGCAATGCCTGGGTGGATCAGGTGCGGGGGGTAGCGGCCCAGGAAAATGCCCAAGTGGTGGTGGTGTCGGCCCAGGTGGAGGCGGAACTGGTGGAACTGCCAGCGGAGGAACGCAGCGACTTCCTGGAGTCCTTGGGGGTGACGGAAGGGGGACTACAATCCCTAATTCGGGCCACCTATGCCCTGTTGGGGCTGCGCACCTATTTCACCACGGGACCCAAGGAAACCCGCGCCTGGACGATCATCCAGGGCATGACGGCCCCCCAAGCCGCCGGGGTCATCCACACGGACTTTGAGCGGGGCTTTATTCGGGCCGAAACCGTGGCCTATGACAGCCTTGTGACCAGTGGCAGCCTGGGGGGAGCCAAGGAAAAGGGTCTAGTGCGCAGTGAGGGCAAAGACTACGTGGTGCAGGAAGGGGACGTGATGCTCTTCCGCTTTAACGTGTAG
- a CDS encoding DUF3122 domain-containing protein, protein MIQFSPQRSQSRFWLWLGALALMLTTALGAPPPAQASIQAYPEGDRQILYRSQQSIRDDRDQAWQAVFFKRMTETETTALHLRLVGFPGMGYPARARSLRVVTGPEQEWEFPNVSHQEVNLTDNAGQYDLNRFMAEESRDLPLKLYLSIRNSRFPAVLTVPPYVVQEWRQVTQAFPDQFPQYAAPAVESDQRTATGHQGHYENHYPV, encoded by the coding sequence ATGATCCAGTTTTCCCCCCAGCGATCGCAGTCCCGATTTTGGCTTTGGCTCGGTGCCCTGGCGCTGATGCTGACCACTGCCCTGGGTGCGCCGCCTCCGGCCCAGGCTTCGATCCAGGCGTATCCAGAGGGCGATCGCCAGATCCTCTATCGATCGCAGCAGAGTATTCGGGATGACCGGGATCAGGCGTGGCAGGCAGTGTTTTTTAAGCGGATGACAGAGACGGAAACCACAGCCCTCCATCTGCGGTTGGTGGGGTTTCCGGGCATGGGCTATCCGGCCCGCGCTCGATCGCTGCGGGTGGTGACGGGTCCGGAGCAGGAGTGGGAGTTCCCCAATGTCTCCCACCAGGAGGTCAATCTGACGGATAACGCGGGGCAATATGACTTAAACAGGTTTATGGCCGAGGAATCCCGGGATTTACCCCTGAAGCTCTATCTTTCCATCCGTAATAGTCGGTTTCCGGCGGTGCTGACGGTGCCCCCCTATGTGGTGCAGGAGTGGCGACAGGTCACCCAGGCGTTTCCGGATCAGTTTCCCCAGTATGCGGCTCCTGCGGTGGAGTCGGATCAGCGCACGGCTACGGGTCATCAAGGGCACTATGAAAACCACTATCCTGTTTGA
- a CDS encoding HAD family hydrolase has protein sequence MKTTILFDLDGTLANTDPLHYQIWAELLPELGRTLTPDFYQHHISGRQNRCLLADLFPDWPLAVVDQFADRKEALFRERAAAKLEPLPGLLPFLDWIKGRGLICGVVTNAPRLNAFFMLETLDLVRWFDTIVIAEEAAAPKPDPAPYCWALERLGRGATTAIAFEDSAPGIRSATGAGIYTVGLTTTHGAADLRSAGAREVCADFSGVLGLEVFRDRA, from the coding sequence ATGAAAACCACTATCCTGTTTGATCTGGATGGCACCCTGGCCAACACAGATCCCCTCCACTACCAAATTTGGGCGGAGTTGCTCCCGGAGTTGGGGCGGACCCTGACTCCAGATTTCTATCAACACCACATCAGTGGGCGACAAAATCGCTGTTTACTGGCGGATTTGTTTCCTGATTGGCCGCTGGCGGTGGTGGATCAGTTTGCCGATCGCAAGGAAGCACTGTTTCGGGAGAGGGCGGCGGCTAAGCTGGAACCGTTGCCCGGTCTGTTGCCGTTTTTGGACTGGATTAAGGGCCGGGGGCTGATCTGTGGGGTGGTGACCAATGCACCCCGGTTGAATGCCTTTTTTATGTTGGAAACCCTGGATTTGGTGCGGTGGTTCGATACGATCGTGATTGCAGAAGAGGCGGCGGCTCCTAAGCCGGATCCGGCTCCCTATTGTTGGGCGCTGGAGCGGTTGGGCCGGGGGGCGACGACGGCGATCGCCTTTGAGGATTCTGCGCCGGGGATCCGATCGGCGACGGGGGCGGGGATCTATACGGTGGGCCTGACGACAACCCATGGGGCGGCGGATCTGCGATCGGCGGGGGCGCGGGAGGTCTGTGCTGATTTTTCGGGGGTGTTGGGGTTGGAGGTGTTCCGAGATCGCGCTTAG
- a CDS encoding LON peptidase substrate-binding domain-containing protein translates to MASLFSDVSVRELPLFPLPEVVLFPEHPLPLHIFEYRYRMMMNTILESDRRFGVLLLDPETKGIAKVGCCAEVLRVQRLPDDRLYVWARGQQRFRVLEYTRTKPYSVGLVEWITDETPDQDLHPLAGDVERLLRDVVHLSSKISGEEVNLPDNLPTMPTELSYWVASNLSRGVHGEQQHLLELQDTATRLEREMEILTSTRNYLAARAALKDTLGSSD, encoded by the coding sequence ATGGCATCCCTGTTTTCAGACGTTTCGGTTCGGGAACTTCCCCTCTTCCCTCTCCCTGAAGTGGTGCTATTTCCAGAACACCCCTTACCCCTTCACATCTTCGAGTATCGTTACCGCATGATGATGAACACCATTCTGGAGAGCGATCGCCGGTTTGGAGTTCTGCTCTTAGACCCAGAAACGAAAGGAATCGCCAAGGTGGGATGCTGTGCCGAAGTACTTCGTGTGCAGCGTTTACCCGACGATCGCCTCTATGTTTGGGCCAGGGGACAACAACGCTTTCGGGTTTTGGAATATACCCGCACCAAGCCCTACTCCGTGGGTTTAGTGGAATGGATCACAGACGAAACCCCAGACCAGGATCTTCACCCCCTGGCGGGGGATGTGGAGCGGCTGCTGCGGGACGTAGTGCATCTTTCCTCTAAAATTTCAGGAGAAGAGGTCAACTTGCCCGACAATCTGCCCACCATGCCCACGGAACTCTCCTATTGGGTGGCGAGCAACCTCAGTCGGGGCGTGCATGGGGAGCAGCAACATCTCCTAGAATTACAGGATACTGCCACCCGTTTAGAGCGAGAGATGGAAATCTTGACCTCCACCCGCAACTATCTGGCTGCCCGAGCCGCCCTCAAAGATACTCTGGGTTCCTCAGACTGA
- a CDS encoding AI-2E family transporter, translating into MSEQRFSISLATLPIVLITGLSLVLCWQLRQLLLIVMIAVVVAASLSPVVNRFDRLGLPRWLAVLTTYIGLVSIIVGVGLVIGPSVSQQIERLIRQLPTFADILRATIEYWALRLSNAPPELIRQFFDLQSLTGWLIGSSQQLLLRSYGITRGILGGVFSIILSILISGYMVADSQTLLRSLVQLFPTPWDDRLAAQVVPMANRMGGYIRGRLLVSLILGVATTLGLSFLGMGEFALGLGAIAGVTNLIPFIGPILGSIPALIVALSLGGWTVLWVLILFVIIQNVETYVLDPLLVGSSVGVHPLYQLLSVLGGVQVLGIIGALIVPPWFAGVAVLVENLYLRPKLLAERRHSRLSSLPPPDEDAIEVIQL; encoded by the coding sequence ATGTCTGAGCAACGGTTCAGTATTTCCCTAGCAACCCTGCCGATCGTATTGATCACGGGGTTGAGCTTGGTGTTGTGTTGGCAATTGCGTCAACTGCTGCTCATTGTCATGATTGCCGTAGTAGTGGCTGCATCCCTGTCCCCCGTCGTCAATCGCTTCGATCGCCTGGGTCTGCCCCGATGGTTGGCTGTTTTGACGACCTACATTGGCTTAGTGTCCATCATTGTGGGCGTTGGCTTGGTCATCGGCCCTTCGGTGTCCCAGCAAATTGAACGCCTCATTCGCCAGCTTCCCACCTTTGCTGATATCCTGCGGGCCACCATTGAATATTGGGCCTTGCGCCTCAGTAATGCGCCCCCGGAACTGATCCGCCAATTCTTTGATTTACAATCCCTCACCGGCTGGCTCATTGGCTCCAGTCAGCAATTGCTGTTGCGTTCCTACGGCATCACCCGGGGCATCCTGGGGGGCGTGTTCAGCATCATCCTCAGTATTCTGATTTCCGGCTATATGGTGGCCGATAGCCAAACCCTGCTGCGGAGCCTGGTGCAACTGTTCCCGACTCCCTGGGACGATCGCCTTGCGGCCCAGGTGGTGCCCATGGCCAACCGCATGGGGGGCTATATTCGGGGACGGCTGTTGGTGTCGTTGATCCTGGGGGTGGCCACGACCCTGGGTCTCAGTTTTCTGGGCATGGGGGAATTTGCCTTGGGTTTAGGGGCGATCGCCGGGGTAACCAACCTCATCCCCTTTATCGGTCCTATTCTTGGCTCCATTCCCGCCCTGATCGTGGCCCTCTCCCTGGGGGGCTGGACGGTGCTGTGGGTCTTGATTTTGTTCGTGATCATCCAAAACGTAGAAACCTATGTCCTCGATCCCCTGTTGGTGGGATCCTCCGTGGGGGTGCATCCCCTCTATCAATTGCTGTCGGTGTTGGGGGGAGTCCAGGTCTTGGGCATTATTGGAGCCTTGATTGTGCCCCCCTGGTTTGCGGGGGTGGCGGTGTTGGTGGAAAATCTCTATCTCCGACCGAAATTATTAGCAGAACGTCGCCATAGTCGCCTCTCCAGTTTGCCCCCCCCAGACGAAGACGCGATCGAAGTCATCCAACTCTAA